One genomic window of Bradyrhizobium sp. CCGE-LA001 includes the following:
- a CDS encoding ArgE/DapE family deacylase translates to MTDVSLPAAARERIEAAVDAAFDKQIDTTIAFTAIPSTRAAEAPCQDMFAKLLRDRGYEVDDWVINQDDLKTLPGYGPVETDFSRARSVVGTYRPAKEEGRSLILQGHCDVVPAGPLDMWERPPFAPVVEDGWLYGRGAGDMKSGTISALYALDAIKAAGYRPKGRIHLQSVIEEESTGLGALSTLQRGYRADACILPEPTDEKLMRAQVGVIWFRLKVRGIPVHVARAGTGSNAIKAAIHLIQKLEGLEAEWNERAKTHPSFKSVDHPLNFNPGIIKGGDWASSVPAWCDVDCRIGVLPGWKIADAQAEIVDFVSKAARSHPFLANNPPEIVWSGFLSPGYEATEIRESEAVLSPIYEHVFGRKLTDFSSTALTDARFYGLDFGVPAFCFGAKMEGAHGFNERVDLASVKRVTKTLALFVASWCGIEAK, encoded by the coding sequence ATGACCGACGTTTCCCTTCCAGCCGCGGCGCGCGAACGCATCGAGGCCGCCGTGGATGCCGCCTTCGACAAGCAGATCGACACCACAATCGCGTTCACCGCGATTCCGAGTACCCGTGCCGCCGAAGCGCCTTGTCAGGACATGTTCGCAAAGCTGCTGCGCGATCGCGGCTATGAGGTCGACGATTGGGTCATCAATCAGGACGATCTCAAGACACTGCCGGGTTACGGACCCGTTGAGACCGATTTCTCGCGTGCGCGCTCCGTCGTCGGCACTTACCGGCCGGCGAAGGAGGAGGGCCGTTCCCTGATTCTACAGGGCCATTGCGACGTCGTGCCGGCAGGTCCTCTTGACATGTGGGAGCGGCCGCCGTTTGCGCCCGTGGTCGAAGACGGCTGGCTATATGGCCGCGGCGCCGGCGACATGAAGTCAGGCACCATCTCGGCACTCTACGCTCTCGATGCGATCAAGGCGGCGGGCTACAGGCCCAAGGGTCGCATTCACCTCCAGTCGGTAATCGAAGAGGAAAGCACCGGCCTCGGGGCGCTTTCAACCCTTCAGCGCGGCTACCGCGCCGATGCCTGCATCCTGCCCGAGCCAACCGACGAAAAGCTGATGCGTGCCCAGGTCGGCGTGATCTGGTTCCGACTGAAAGTGCGGGGAATACCCGTCCATGTCGCACGCGCCGGCACCGGATCGAATGCGATCAAGGCTGCCATTCATCTGATCCAGAAGCTCGAAGGTCTCGAAGCCGAATGGAACGAGCGCGCCAAGACGCACCCTTCCTTCAAGTCGGTCGATCACCCGCTCAACTTCAATCCCGGCATCATCAAGGGCGGGGACTGGGCCTCCAGCGTTCCCGCCTGGTGTGACGTTGATTGCCGCATCGGCGTTCTGCCCGGTTGGAAGATTGCCGACGCTCAGGCCGAGATCGTGGATTTTGTCAGCAAGGCGGCGCGCTCGCATCCTTTCCTTGCCAACAACCCGCCGGAGATCGTCTGGTCCGGGTTCCTGTCGCCGGGCTATGAAGCAACCGAGATCCGGGAGAGCGAAGCCGTTCTGTCTCCAATCTACGAGCATGTATTTGGTCGCAAGCTCACTGATTTTTCGTCCACCGCGCTGACCGACGCACGATTCTATGGCCTCGATTTCGGAGTTCCGGCATTCTGCTTCGGTGCGAAAATGGAGGGCGCACATGGCTTCAACGAGCGCGTCGATCTTGCGTCGGTGAAGAGGGTCACCAAGACGCTCGCGCTGTTCGTCGCGAGCTGGTGCGGAATCGAGGCGAAATAG
- a CDS encoding pyridoxamine 5'-phosphate oxidase family protein, which yields MDNQGAGGRPPIRSQEDLRAHFGQVNLIAEKKVLHHLDKFCRDFIALSPFLVLATSDGNGHADASPRGDAPGFVAVLDDKTLLIPDRRGNNRVDTFGNIIASPGIGLIFMVPGINETLRVNGRAEISQDAELLAPLAMQNVVPIIGLKIHVEETYFHCGKALMRSNLWSPAAQVERTSFPTLGRIIAEQTAAIETEVAEKTLEEGYRTRLY from the coding sequence ATGGACAACCAGGGTGCAGGCGGCAGGCCGCCAATCAGGTCCCAAGAGGATCTGCGCGCGCATTTCGGGCAGGTGAACCTGATCGCCGAGAAGAAGGTTCTCCATCATCTAGACAAGTTCTGCCGTGATTTCATCGCGCTGTCTCCCTTCCTCGTCCTCGCGACGAGCGACGGCAATGGCCACGCCGATGCAAGCCCTCGCGGCGACGCGCCGGGCTTCGTCGCCGTGCTCGACGACAAGACGCTGCTGATTCCCGACCGGCGCGGCAATAACCGCGTGGACACGTTTGGCAACATCATTGCCTCGCCCGGCATCGGCCTGATCTTCATGGTGCCCGGAATCAACGAGACCCTGCGCGTCAACGGCCGGGCGGAGATCTCGCAGGATGCCGAGCTGTTGGCGCCGCTCGCGATGCAGAACGTCGTCCCGATCATCGGGCTTAAGATCCATGTCGAGGAGACCTACTTCCACTGCGGCAAGGCGCTCATGCGCTCGAATCTGTGGAGCCCGGCGGCACAGGTTGAGCGCACCAGCTTCCCGACACTCGGCCGGATCATCGCCGAGCAGACTGCCGCCATCGAGACAGAAGTTGCCGAGAAGACGCTGGAAGAAGGGTATCGTACGAGGCTCTACTAA
- a CDS encoding tripartite tricarboxylate transporter substrate-binding protein has product MPYLVRSLILLVLLTPCGAAIADDYPSRPVTLIVPFSAGGPGDVIARILGSAMSATLKQSIVIENVVGAGGTLGTNRVAKAAPDGYTLLLMHVGQATAPALYAKLPFDPLGDFAPIGLVTDVPMILVARPNFPAKDLSDLVTTVRNAGDKITFGNVGLGSASQLCGLMFMSTTDTKLTPIYYKGGGPALNDVIAGHIDVYCDPATGPTPYIQSNTIKGYAITSKKRVATLPDVPTSAEAGVPAFDVTTWYGLYAPRGTPKPVVGQLVSALQTALKDPALVSRFAELSMSPVEPERATPEALQAFLEAETAKWGKIIKAAGISPQ; this is encoded by the coding sequence ATGCCGTATCTCGTACGATCGCTGATCCTGCTTGTCTTGCTAACTCCCTGCGGGGCGGCTATCGCGGACGACTACCCCTCCCGTCCGGTCACTTTGATCGTGCCCTTCTCTGCCGGCGGCCCCGGCGACGTGATCGCACGGATCCTCGGCAGCGCCATGAGCGCCACGCTGAAACAGTCCATCGTGATCGAGAATGTGGTCGGCGCCGGCGGCACGCTCGGCACCAACCGCGTCGCCAAGGCGGCCCCTGATGGCTACACGCTTCTGCTGATGCATGTCGGCCAGGCCACGGCCCCTGCCCTCTACGCCAAGCTGCCGTTTGATCCCCTCGGTGACTTCGCTCCGATCGGACTCGTCACCGACGTGCCGATGATCCTGGTAGCGCGGCCGAACTTTCCGGCCAAGGATCTCAGCGATCTGGTTACGACCGTTCGCAATGCCGGTGACAAGATCACCTTCGGCAATGTCGGTCTCGGCTCGGCCTCACAGCTCTGCGGCCTGATGTTCATGAGCACCACCGACACCAAGCTGACGCCGATCTATTACAAGGGCGGCGGACCTGCGTTGAACGACGTGATCGCCGGCCACATCGACGTCTATTGCGATCCCGCCACTGGCCCGACCCCTTACATTCAATCGAACACGATCAAGGGCTACGCGATCACCAGCAAGAAGCGGGTTGCGACTCTCCCGGACGTGCCGACCTCCGCCGAGGCCGGCGTTCCGGCATTCGACGTGACGACCTGGTACGGTCTCTACGCGCCGCGCGGCACACCAAAGCCCGTGGTCGGCCAACTCGTCAGCGCGTTGCAGACGGCGCTGAAGGATCCCGCGCTGGTCAGCCGCTTTGCCGAACTCAGCATGTCGCCGGTCGAACCCGAGCGCGCGACGCCGGAGGCACTCCAAGCCTTTCTGGAGGCGGAGACTGCCAAATGGGGAAAGATCATCAAGGCGGCGGGAATTTCGCCGCAATGA
- a CDS encoding GntR family transcriptional regulator — MERRSDLQSTLRIEDVPTVRAMVAQKLREAIMSGTLKPGQRLVERELCEMMGVSRPSIREALRALEADGLVNTVPHRGPVVSTISLEEARQLYAARAVLEGFAGRECARLHDPDVARRIGEALTRLKAAAAKQDLVGCLEAKTEFYAALIGGCRNAFIERALKPLHDRIQLLRITSMSQPKRINKSLREVTAIWRAIQSGDADLAERCCVDHINAAAVAALDMIEKSSAAKEAAPSDD; from the coding sequence ATGGAAAGACGTAGCGATTTGCAGTCGACACTCCGCATCGAGGACGTCCCGACCGTCCGGGCGATGGTGGCGCAAAAGCTGCGCGAGGCGATCATGTCCGGGACGCTGAAGCCGGGCCAGCGTCTGGTCGAACGTGAGCTCTGCGAGATGATGGGCGTCAGCCGGCCCTCGATCCGGGAAGCGCTGCGCGCGCTGGAGGCCGACGGGCTGGTCAATACCGTCCCCCATCGCGGCCCCGTGGTTTCCACGATCAGCCTCGAGGAGGCCCGGCAGCTCTATGCGGCACGCGCGGTGCTCGAAGGCTTCGCCGGCCGCGAATGCGCGAGGCTTCACGATCCGGACGTGGCTCGCCGGATCGGGGAGGCCCTGACGCGACTGAAGGCGGCCGCGGCCAAGCAGGACCTCGTCGGCTGCCTCGAAGCCAAGACCGAGTTTTACGCCGCGCTCATCGGCGGCTGCCGCAACGCCTTCATCGAACGCGCGCTGAAGCCGCTGCACGACCGCATCCAGCTGCTGCGGATCACCTCGATGTCGCAACCGAAGCGGATCAACAAGAGCTTGCGCGAGGTCACCGCCATCTGGCGCGCAATCCAGAGCGGCGATGCGGACCTCGCCGAGCGCTGCTGCGTGGACCATATCAATGCGGCTGCGGTGGCCGCGCTCGACATGATCGAAAAATCGTCGGCGGCCAAGGAGGCGGCGCCGTCCGACGACTAG
- a CDS encoding SDR family oxidoreductase, translating to MTEQSGQTVVLTGAAGGMGRAITKALLDSGRRVVLVDRDAEALQELAAPCGNKVFPIQLDVSDPKAVDGLPDAIPGHFKPVDVLINNAGHDIGGRTRFDAGSADDWSNIIQTNLIGLMRITRAILPDMVQRNAGHIVNISSINAVRIVPDMAAYSTSKAGVHMFTETLRGELAETAIRVTELQPGLTRTNIILTRYRGDKQKEKDYFDQFRMALEPADIARSIVFALDQPAHVQIAEMMILPVNRY from the coding sequence ATGACTGAACAATCGGGCCAGACCGTCGTCCTGACCGGCGCTGCCGGCGGCATGGGGCGGGCCATCACCAAGGCGCTGCTGGACAGCGGCCGCCGCGTCGTGCTGGTCGATCGCGACGCCGAGGCGCTGCAGGAGCTCGCCGCCCCGTGCGGCAACAAGGTGTTTCCGATCCAGCTGGACGTCAGCGATCCCAAGGCCGTGGATGGTCTGCCGGATGCCATTCCCGGTCATTTCAAACCGGTCGATGTCCTCATCAACAATGCCGGACACGACATCGGCGGCCGGACGCGCTTCGACGCCGGGTCTGCCGACGATTGGTCCAACATCATCCAGACCAACCTGATCGGGCTGATGCGCATCACGCGCGCTATTCTGCCGGATATGGTCCAGCGCAACGCCGGCCATATCGTCAACATCAGCTCGATCAACGCCGTCCGGATCGTGCCTGATATGGCGGCCTACAGCACCAGCAAGGCCGGCGTGCACATGTTCACCGAGACCCTCAGGGGTGAGCTTGCCGAAACCGCGATTCGGGTCACCGAGCTTCAGCCCGGCCTCACCCGGACCAACATCATTCTGACCCGCTACCGCGGCGACAAGCAGAAGGAAAAGGACTATTTCGACCAGTTCAGAATGGCGCTCGAGCCGGCCGATATTGCCCGCTCGATCGTGTTCGCCCTGGACCAGCCCGCCCATGTTCAAATTGCCGAAATGATGATTCTGCCTGTAAACCGGTACTAA
- a CDS encoding SDR family oxidoreductase produces MKDKWALVTGATAGLGLAVAEGLAGTGANIVLHDLVAPKQAADDLRTRFGVEVIPAAADLARRDAIETMMADLLDRCGAIDILVNNAVVRHFSAIEQFPPDRWDQALAVNLSAPFHLIRLALPAMKQRGWGRIINMGSIYSSRAVEDRIDYVTTKTAILGLTRAVAIETARSGITCNTLCPGTLPTPAILNKIATMATNSGREVDDVTREYLGERQPTQRFVGMDAVAAMVVFLCGPAANDITGASLPIDGGWSVA; encoded by the coding sequence ATGAAGGACAAATGGGCGCTCGTGACCGGTGCGACGGCAGGCCTTGGCCTCGCCGTGGCCGAGGGCTTGGCCGGCACGGGGGCGAATATTGTCCTTCATGATCTCGTTGCGCCGAAGCAGGCCGCGGACGATCTCCGCACCCGCTTCGGCGTCGAGGTCATCCCCGCCGCGGCCGACCTGGCCCGGCGCGACGCCATCGAGACCATGATGGCCGACCTGCTCGACCGCTGCGGCGCCATCGATATTCTCGTCAACAACGCGGTTGTCAGGCATTTCTCGGCCATCGAACAGTTTCCACCCGATCGCTGGGATCAGGCGCTCGCCGTGAACTTGTCAGCGCCGTTCCACCTGATCCGCCTTGCCTTGCCTGCCATGAAGCAGCGTGGCTGGGGCCGGATCATCAACATGGGCTCGATCTATTCGAGCCGCGCGGTCGAGGACCGCATCGATTACGTCACCACCAAGACGGCGATTCTCGGCTTGACCCGCGCGGTGGCCATCGAAACCGCCCGCAGCGGCATCACCTGCAACACTCTGTGCCCCGGCACGCTGCCGACGCCGGCAATCCTGAACAAGATCGCGACGATGGCAACGAACAGCGGTCGCGAGGTCGACGACGTCACCCGCGAGTATCTCGGCGAGCGCCAGCCGACGCAGCGCTTCGTCGGAATGGACGCCGTCGCGGCCATGGTCGTCTTTCTCTGTGGTCCCGCCGCGAACGATATCACCGGAGCCAGCCTGCCGATCGACGGCGGCTGGTCGGTCGCATGA
- a CDS encoding carboxymuconolactone decarboxylase family protein produces MDKATYDRGLEIRKSVLGNEFVDKAIASADDFNRPMQDLTTEYCWGYVWGREGLTRKTRSFLNLAMLCALNRPHELKTHVRGALANGATREEIREVFMQVAIYCGVPAGVDAFRNAKEVFAELDKK; encoded by the coding sequence ATGGACAAGGCGACCTACGACCGCGGTCTCGAAATCCGCAAAAGCGTGCTCGGCAACGAGTTCGTCGACAAGGCGATCGCATCCGCGGACGACTTCAACCGGCCCATGCAGGATCTCACCACGGAGTATTGCTGGGGCTACGTCTGGGGGCGCGAAGGCCTAACGCGGAAGACTCGCAGCTTCCTCAATCTTGCGATGCTCTGCGCGCTCAACCGACCGCACGAGCTGAAGACCCACGTCCGCGGCGCGCTCGCCAACGGCGCAACCCGCGAGGAGATCCGCGAGGTCTTCATGCAGGTCGCGATCTATTGCGGTGTGCCGGCCGGCGTGGACGCGTTCCGGAACGCGAAGGAAGTCTTCGCCGAGCTCGATAAGAAGTGA
- a CDS encoding ABC transporter substrate-binding protein codes for MSKFTLSRRTLLAGASSTLIASRAWAQQPAEVRVGLLVPISGMYARPGTVMRHGAEMAVEHINAQGGIKALGGAKLKLVVLDSGDSTEKAKNAAQRMVAQESDLVAASGAYLSSFTLAVTEVTERANLPVLTLSYSDLITDRGFKYVFQTSATAGSQARQALPQIIKLAETASGKRPKTVAILTDNTAASIASAKSMREGLLAENQLQLIVDETFTPPLADATSLVQKIRSAKPDLLFFLPTVISDAKLLLEKMNEFGLGQGKIPTISFGIAIAEPDMLQTVSPELLQGVLTCVASWGAKGHEALIAELKTRYKEPWMTQNAISTYGDMWVIKDALEKAGKADRVAVGEALRTMDAGPSKYYPLGEIKFDEKGRRVGAGMTIVQWQSGVPVTVFPPELALAKPFWPKS; via the coding sequence ATGAGTAAATTCACGCTAAGTCGACGAACGCTGCTTGCCGGCGCGTCCAGCACGCTGATCGCATCTCGCGCCTGGGCCCAGCAACCTGCGGAAGTGAGGGTCGGCCTCCTAGTGCCGATCTCCGGCATGTACGCCCGCCCGGGTACGGTGATGCGTCACGGCGCCGAGATGGCGGTCGAACACATCAACGCGCAAGGTGGCATCAAGGCGCTTGGCGGCGCCAAGCTGAAGCTCGTGGTGCTCGATTCCGGCGACTCCACCGAGAAGGCCAAGAACGCGGCCCAGCGCATGGTCGCGCAGGAGAGCGATCTGGTCGCTGCCAGCGGCGCCTATCTGTCGTCGTTCACGCTCGCGGTGACCGAGGTCACCGAGCGCGCCAACCTGCCCGTCCTCACCCTCTCCTACTCTGACCTGATCACCGATCGCGGCTTCAAATACGTGTTCCAGACCTCGGCGACGGCAGGCTCGCAGGCCCGTCAGGCCTTGCCGCAGATTATCAAGCTGGCGGAAACGGCGTCGGGCAAACGGCCGAAGACGGTCGCGATCCTCACCGACAACACGGCCGCGTCGATCGCCTCGGCGAAATCGATGCGCGAGGGCCTGCTGGCCGAGAACCAGCTGCAGCTGATCGTCGACGAGACATTCACGCCCCCGCTGGCGGATGCGACATCGCTGGTGCAGAAGATTCGCTCGGCGAAACCCGATCTGCTCTTCTTCCTGCCGACTGTTATCTCCGATGCCAAGCTCCTGCTCGAGAAGATGAACGAGTTCGGTCTCGGCCAAGGCAAGATTCCGACGATCTCATTCGGCATCGCCATCGCCGAGCCGGACATGCTGCAGACCGTGAGCCCCGAACTGCTCCAGGGGGTCCTGACCTGCGTTGCGAGCTGGGGCGCCAAGGGCCACGAGGCGCTGATCGCGGAATTGAAGACGCGCTACAAGGAGCCGTGGATGACGCAGAACGCGATCTCCACCTATGGCGACATGTGGGTGATCAAGGACGCGCTGGAGAAGGCCGGCAAGGCCGACCGGGTCGCCGTCGGCGAAGCCCTGCGCACGATGGATGCAGGCCCTTCGAAGTATTACCCGCTCGGCGAGATCAAATTCGACGAGAAGGGCCGCCGCGTCGGCGCCGGGATGACCATCGTGCAGTGGCAATCCGGCGTACCGGTGACGGTGTTCCCGCCCGAGCTCGCGCTGGCAAAGCCGTTCTGGCCCAAGAGCTAA
- a CDS encoding ABC transporter substrate-binding protein, which yields MKKTSKGLTRRTVLSGAAAVGLAGVARAQTPAEIKVGLIVPLSGIYTRPGQVMKMGAEMGIEHINAQGGIKALGGAKLKLVVIDCGDTTEKAKNAAQRMVAQEPDLVAATGSYLSSFTLAVTEVTERAELPVLTLSYSDLLTDRGFKYIFQTAATASRQSELGLPTLMKLAENASGKKPKTVAMLMDNTATSVATAKALKERLFAQEGLQLAVEEVWTPPLSDATPLIQKVRSAKPDLLLFMPNAVSDAKLGLEKISEFGLGQGKIPTVSFSITIAEPDMLQSVSPETVQGIMTIVANWGSKGHEALIAELKAKYKEPWMTQNVISTYGDMWLMKEALEKAGKADRNAVAQAFRTMDAGPSKYYPGGQLKFDEKGRRIGAGVVIVQWQSGVPVTVYPPELAQAQPFWPKK from the coding sequence ATGAAAAAGACATCGAAGGGACTCACGCGCCGAACCGTGCTGTCCGGCGCTGCCGCCGTGGGGCTTGCCGGCGTTGCACGCGCGCAGACACCGGCCGAGATCAAGGTCGGGCTGATCGTGCCGCTGTCGGGCATCTATACCCGCCCCGGTCAGGTGATGAAGATGGGCGCCGAGATGGGCATCGAGCACATCAATGCGCAGGGCGGCATCAAGGCGCTCGGCGGCGCCAAGCTGAAACTGGTCGTGATCGACTGCGGCGACACCACCGAGAAGGCCAAGAACGCGGCGCAGCGCATGGTGGCGCAGGAGCCAGACCTGGTCGCCGCGACCGGCTCCTACCTGTCGTCCTTCACGCTTGCGGTCACCGAGGTGACCGAGCGTGCCGAGCTGCCGGTGCTGACGCTGTCCTATTCGGACCTTCTGACCGATCGCGGCTTCAAATACATCTTCCAGACCGCCGCGACCGCAAGCCGCCAGTCCGAGCTCGGCCTGCCGACTCTGATGAAGCTCGCCGAGAACGCCTCCGGCAAAAAGCCGAAGACCGTCGCGATGCTGATGGACAACACCGCGACTTCGGTTGCCACCGCGAAGGCGCTGAAGGAAAGACTGTTCGCGCAGGAAGGCCTCCAGCTCGCCGTGGAGGAGGTCTGGACCCCGCCGCTGTCGGATGCGACGCCGCTGATCCAGAAGGTTCGCTCGGCTAAGCCAGATCTGCTGTTGTTCATGCCGAACGCGGTGTCGGACGCCAAGCTCGGGCTGGAGAAGATCAGCGAGTTCGGCCTCGGCCAGGGCAAGATCCCGACCGTGTCCTTCAGCATCACTATCGCCGAGCCGGACATGCTCCAGAGCGTCAGCCCGGAGACCGTGCAGGGCATCATGACCATCGTCGCCAATTGGGGCTCGAAGGGCCACGAGGCGCTGATCGCCGAGCTCAAGGCCAAATACAAGGAGCCTTGGATGACGCAGAACGTCATCTCGACCTACGGCGACATGTGGCTGATGAAGGAAGCCCTGGAAAAGGCCGGCAAGGCCGACCGCAATGCGGTCGCGCAGGCCTTCCGCACCATGGATGCCGGCCCGTCGAAATATTATCCGGGCGGCCAGCTCAAGTTCGACGAGAAGGGCCGCAGGATCGGCGCCGGCGTCGTCATCGTGCAATGGCAATCGGGCGTGCCGGTCACCGTCTATCCGCCCGAACTCGCGCAGGCACAGCCGTTCTGGCCGAAGAAATAG
- a CDS encoding ABC transporter ATP-binding protein, with amino-acid sequence MLRIEGLSAGYSAKPVLNDISINVGAGEFVAIVGPNGAGKTTLFKTISGIVKPSGGAITFDGVDLLAVPPPQRPHLGIAHVPEGRQVFPSLTVMENLEMGAMTESGRRDWQSNIERIFEWLPVLKERRNQFAGTMSGGQQQMLAIGRGLASSPKLLMLDEPSMGLAPSTADFIFERLIEIRRQSGLTMLLVEQRVAEALESADHGYVLEAGRVVLEGNNDTLRADDRVRKAYLGM; translated from the coding sequence ATGCTGCGAATTGAGGGATTGAGCGCGGGCTATTCCGCCAAACCCGTCCTGAACGACATCTCAATCAATGTCGGCGCCGGCGAGTTTGTCGCGATCGTCGGGCCAAACGGCGCCGGCAAGACCACGCTTTTCAAGACGATCTCCGGCATCGTCAAGCCGAGCGGCGGGGCCATCACCTTCGACGGCGTCGATCTGCTCGCCGTGCCGCCGCCGCAGCGCCCCCATCTCGGCATCGCCCACGTTCCCGAGGGCCGACAGGTCTTCCCGTCTCTCACCGTGATGGAGAACCTGGAAATGGGCGCGATGACCGAGAGCGGCCGGCGCGACTGGCAGAGCAACATCGAGCGTATCTTCGAGTGGCTGCCGGTGCTGAAGGAACGCCGCAACCAGTTCGCGGGCACGATGTCCGGTGGCCAGCAGCAGATGCTCGCGATCGGCCGCGGCCTCGCCTCCTCGCCGAAGCTGTTGATGCTCGACGAGCCCTCGATGGGCCTGGCGCCTTCGACCGCCGACTTCATCTTCGAGCGCCTGATCGAGATCCGCCGTCAATCCGGCCTGACCATGCTGCTGGTTGAGCAGCGCGTCGCCGAAGCGCTGGAATCGGCGGATCATGGCTACGTCCTCGAAGCCGGGCGCGTCGTGCTCGAGGGCAACAACGACACGCTGCGCGCCGACGATCGCGTGCGCAAGGCCTATCTTGGCATGTGA
- a CDS encoding branched-chain amino acid ABC transporter ATP-binding protein/permease: MLRMRSFLPPLLFTLAYAALSLGVTNSYYQLILTLVPVWAVFGLSWNLLSGYTGLISFGHAAFFGIGAYATALGQIYFDISPWLLIPVAAVLGGIAGLLIGFPTFRLQGHYFALAMLAYPLAILYVFEWLGFQEVTLPIKRNAPIAYMQFSDPHIYTLLGLAIMLATIVLTQVIERSRFGMALLAIKQNEAAAEAAGINTLAWKLRAITLSGAIAAAIGGFYAQVLLVVTPQSVFGMLVSAQALTVAMFGGVGTVWGPVIGSVILIPLAEVLHAEAGDRFPGIQGVIFGFAIVCVILLAPEGLFWKLRDLLRKRMAPKSAAADVPETAIANVTALKPASRQRAATGEVMLEVKNLSRSFGGLKAVQNVSFKLHQNEILGIIGPNGAGKTTLFNLLNGFLKPSEGEVLIGGRNMSGQRPHVICEAGIGRTFQVMRPFLRMSILDNVVVGAYVRARSDEEARKLAADAVARVGLSAVADRVAGELSTKELRLMELARAIAGQPRILLLDETLAGLGHGEADEVVAVIQQLARDGTTIAIIEHTMQAMVRLVDRFVVLDHGAVITEGLPEVVTRDNRVIEAYLGKKWVGHAAN; this comes from the coding sequence ATGCTCCGGATGCGCTCCTTTCTGCCTCCCCTGCTCTTCACCCTCGCCTACGCTGCGCTCTCGCTCGGCGTCACCAACTCCTATTACCAGCTGATCCTGACGCTGGTGCCGGTGTGGGCGGTGTTCGGCCTGTCCTGGAACCTGCTCAGCGGCTACACCGGATTGATCTCCTTCGGCCACGCCGCGTTCTTCGGTATCGGCGCCTATGCGACCGCGCTCGGCCAGATCTACTTCGACATCTCCCCCTGGCTGCTGATCCCTGTCGCCGCGGTGCTCGGCGGCATCGCCGGGCTGTTGATCGGGTTTCCGACCTTCCGCCTCCAGGGCCATTACTTCGCCCTGGCGATGCTCGCCTACCCGCTCGCCATCCTCTACGTGTTCGAGTGGCTCGGCTTCCAGGAGGTGACGCTTCCGATCAAGCGCAATGCGCCGATCGCCTACATGCAGTTCTCCGACCCGCACATCTACACGCTGCTGGGGCTCGCGATCATGCTGGCGACCATCGTGCTGACGCAAGTGATCGAGCGTTCCCGCTTCGGCATGGCGCTGCTCGCGATCAAGCAGAACGAGGCCGCGGCCGAGGCGGCCGGCATCAACACGCTCGCGTGGAAGCTGCGCGCGATCACGCTGAGCGGCGCCATCGCCGCAGCGATCGGCGGTTTCTACGCCCAGGTGCTGCTGGTCGTGACGCCGCAATCGGTGTTCGGCATGCTGGTGTCGGCCCAGGCACTGACCGTCGCCATGTTCGGCGGCGTCGGCACAGTCTGGGGCCCGGTGATCGGCTCGGTGATCCTGATTCCGCTCGCCGAGGTCCTGCATGCCGAGGCCGGCGACCGCTTCCCCGGCATCCAGGGCGTCATCTTCGGCTTCGCCATCGTTTGCGTCATCCTGCTGGCGCCGGAGGGCCTGTTCTGGAAGCTGCGCGATCTGTTGCGCAAGCGGATGGCGCCGAAGTCGGCTGCGGCTGACGTCCCCGAAACAGCGATCGCCAACGTCACCGCGCTGAAGCCCGCTTCGCGGCAGCGTGCGGCCACCGGCGAGGTCATGCTCGAGGTCAAGAACCTCTCGCGTTCGTTCGGCGGTCTCAAGGCGGTGCAGAATGTCAGCTTCAAGCTGCACCAGAACGAGATCCTCGGCATCATTGGGCCCAATGGCGCCGGCAAGACGACGCTGTTTAATCTCCTCAACGGCTTCCTGAAGCCGAGCGAGGGCGAAGTCTTGATCGGCGGTCGCAACATGTCCGGTCAACGGCCGCACGTGATCTGCGAGGCCGGCATTGGCCGCACCTTCCAGGTGATGCGGCCGTTCCTGCGCATGTCGATCCTCGACAATGTCGTGGTCGGCGCCTATGTGCGGGCGCGGTCCGACGAGGAGGCACGCAAGCTCGCTGCCGACGCGGTCGCCCGCGTCGGTCTCTCTGCGGTTGCCGACCGCGTGGCCGGCGAGCTTTCGACGAAGGAGCTGCGGCTGATGGAGCTGGCCCGCGCGATTGCCGGCCAGCCGCGCATCCTGCTGCTCGACGAGACGCTCGCGGGCCTCGGCCACGGCGAGGCCGACGAGGTCGTCGCAGTAATCCAGCAGCTCGCGCGCGACGGCACGACCATCGCGATCATCGAGCACACGATGCAGGCGATGGTCCGCCTGGTCGACAGGTTTGTCGTGCTCGACCACGGCGCCGTCATCACGGAAGGCCTGCCGGAAGTGGTAACGCGCGACAATCGCGTGATCGAGGCCTATCTCGGCAAGAAATGGGTGGGCCATGCTGCGAATTGA